Genomic window (Arthrobacter sp. StoSoilA2):
ACAATGGACACGCGGCGCAGGCCGAACCGCCCCAAGCCACGGAACCCGGAACCGGACACGACCACAGTGATGCGTCCGGCGCCATGCGGCAGCATGCGTCCAAGGGAGGAACGACCGAGCATGCAGAGCATGGCGCCGGGGGCGTCACGCAAGGCAACCACGAGCATGCAGAGCATGGCACCGGCGGCTCCGCGCCAGCAGAGCATGCCGAGCACGCGAATCACACAGATCACATGTCGCACGGCCCAGCGGCGTCAACACTCCGCCCACGCCTGATCACGGCGGCGGTACTGACCGTGCCCGTCTTCGCGATTTCCATGGTTCCTGCCCTGCAGTTCACCAACTGGGGCTGGATTGTGGGTGCATTGGCGCTGCCTGTGGTCAGCTGGGCTGCGTGGCCGTTCCATAGGGCCGCCGCTATCAATGCCCGGCATCTCGCATCCACCATGGACACGCTCGTTTCCATCGGGGTGATCGCGGCCTACCTCTACTCCGCGTGGCAGTTGTTCGCGGATCCCAGGATGACGGAGCACCCGGGCATGGAAAGCATGTCCGGTGGTGGGCTGTATTTCGAAGTCGCCGCCGTTGTCACCACATTTCTGCTGTTGGGACGGTACCTGGAAGCAAATGCGAAGGCCAAGGCCGGCGACGCTTTGAAAGCCCTCCTGAATCTTGGCGCCAAGGATGCCACGATTTTGGTGGACGGCCGGGAACAGAAAATACCTGCTGAAGAACTCCTGGTAGATGACGTCATCGTGGTCCGCCCTGGTGAGAAGATCGCGACCGATGGTGTGGTGATTGACGGCGCGTCCGCCGTCGATGCCTCTCTCGTGACTGGCGAATCTGTTCCGGTCGAGGTCGGTCCAGGGAGCCCTGTTACCGGCGCTACCATCAACACCTCAGGCCGCCTTTTGGTCCGGGCCACGAGGGTGGGTTCTGACACGACCCTCGCCCAGATGGGCCGTTTGGTCAGTCAGGCGCAGACCGGAAAGGCGCCAATCGCGCGGCTTGCGGACAGGATCAGCGCGGTGTTCGTGCCGATCGTGCTGGTGCTTGCGTTGGTGACGTTCGTTCTGTGGCTGTTCTTCTCGGGCGACCTCAACGCGGCGTTCACCGCTGCAGTTGCCGTCCTGGTGATCGCTTGCCCCTGCGCCCTTGGCCTCGCAACTCCCGTCGGGCTGTTGACCGGAACGGGCCGCGGCGCTCAGCTGGGCATTCTCATCAAGGGTCCGCAGGTGCTGGAGGACACCCGGCATGTGGACACCATCCTGCTGGACAAGACCGGCACCGTGACCAGCGGAAGGCTTGCCGTGGACCATACGGTCGCCCTCAATGGCCACTCCCGGGCAGCAGTCCTGACACTTGCCGGTGCGGTCGAGTCAGCCTCGGAGCACCCCATCGCCCATGCGATTGCGGAAGCAGCCAAGGAAGCAATGCCCGACGCCGGCGCTCTCCCCGGTGTGGATGGCTTCAGTTCCGCTCCTGGCGGCGGAGTCCGCGGAACCGTGGCGTTGGACGGGACTAAAAAAACGGTTGTGGTTGGGCGCTCGGGCTGGCTTGAGAAGAACGGCATCGCCCTCGATGCCAGCCAGCGGGACGAGCTCGCAGCTCAGGAGAATAGCGGCGCAACTGCAATTTGGGTGGCTGTGGACGGTCAAGCTGCCGGAATCGTCAGCCTGAGCGACACCATCAAGCCAGGCTCCGCAGCTGCGATCCAGCGACTGAAGGATCTCGGTATCCGTCCGATGCTCCTGACGGGTGATAACGCCGCTGTCGCCGCCCAAGTAGCTGCCGCCGTCGGGATTTCCGCTGACGACGTGTTCGCTGGCGTCCTGCCGGAAGGCAAAGTCGACGCAGTCCGGAAGCTTCAGGCCTCCGGCGCAACGGTGGCAATGGCAGGCGATGGCGTGAATGACGCCGCTGCCTTGGCCCAGTCGGATCTGGGAATCGCGATGGGGTCCGGCACGGACGTTGCAATCGAAGCGTCTGACCTCACCGTGATGGGCAGCGACCTGGGCCAGCTCGTTCAGGCTATCGAGCTCTCCCGCAAGACGCTCTCCACCATCAAGACCAACCTGTTCTGGGCCTTCTTCTACAACGCGATCGGCATCCCAGTGGCAGCCATCGGACTGCTCAATCCGATGATCGCAGGCGCAGCAATGGCGGCGAGCTCCGTGCTTGTCGTCGCGAACTCCCTGCGGCTCCGCTCATTCGGGAAGTAACCCATCCGCGTAGCAGCACAGGGCGCTCCGAGCTCTCAGAACGTCATGTGCTGCTGCGCAGTTTGAGGACTTGTGCCCGGGCTAAGCCGTCCCGAAGCGGACAGCAGCCCGGGCCTTTGCCTTGGCGGCTTCCTCGTCACGGTTCTTCGCCGGGCCATGGCTCACCAGCGAATCCAGCAAATGCTGCGTGATGTGGGCGATCTCGTGGACGGCCTCAGCGAAAGCTTCCTCGTTGGCTTTGGACGGTTTGGTGGAACCGCTGATCTTGCGCACGTATTGCAGCGCGGCGGCCTCCACCTCTGCCGACGTAGCGTGTGGTTCGAAGTTATGAAGAGTCCTGATATTCCGGCACATAACCCCATGCTAACTATGGGCAGCGCTCCATGGGGAGGGGTGCCCATCGACGCCTTTTCGAATCACACGATAGGTTTTAGCTATTGGATCTTCCGGATGAGCCGGAGGCCGCTGGGGATGCCGAAGAGCTCGGGTCCGAACAAATGAAGGAGAATCTCATGGCTATTTGGGGTGCAGATGTTGATCAGCTTCGTCAGCTCGGTAACAAGCTGAAGGCTGGTGCCGAGAACATCGAGCAGCAGCGCTCACAGCTGAAGGGCGCCCTTGACGGCACCGACTGGAAGGGCCCGGACGCCGACAAGTTCCGCGGCGAGTGGGACAGCCAGCACGCTTCCAACCTGAAGAAGGTTGCCGACGCCCTTCGCGAAGCCGGCGACCGCGCTCAGAAGAACGCTGAGCAGCAGCAGCAGGCTTCCAACTAGGACCGTTGGGAAACCCCGGACGCTACGGCGTCCGGGGTTTTCGCTTCTTAAGATCCAAACTCGAAGATGCCCTTAGTCCCGCGGGACCTTGGCGACGCGCCCCGACGGGACGGGTTCGACGTCGTTCGCGTGATCCAGGACGCGGGCCCGGGCAGCCTCCTCAGCGGTCCGGGCGGCCTTACGGTCACCTCGCAATTCGTCCACGCGGACCAAGACCACACCGCCCACAATCAGAAGCCCACCCAGCAACTGGATGGTGCTCGGCAATTCACCCAACAGCAGCCAAGCCCAGATCACGGCGAACAGCACTTCCGTCAGGGACACGAAAGACGCCACTTTGGACCCCAGACTGCGTGCTGCCATGATGCCGGAGACGTAGGCGAGGACGGTCGCGAGAATAACAAGCCCCACAGCTGACACCCACCAGGGTATGGTCCAGGGGCCCAGGGCCGTATCAGCGGTACTGAAAGTCATGGGGATCAACCCCACAGCACCCACCAGCCACATGACCAGCGCGCCCACCAGCAGACCGCCCGAGGCAAGCACGAGAGGAGGAAGGGTGTCGTTTTCCTTGGCTGTAATGAAGAAGTAGATCACCAGGCACACGGCGGCAGCCATGCCCCAGAGGACGCCGATGAAGTCCACCTTCACAGCGCCGGTGAGGTCGAGCACAAGGACTAGTCCACCCAACGAAAGCAATGCGCCAGCGGCGGTAAGGGCCCGAGGGCGGCGACGGCTGGCGATCCACAGCCACAGCACGATCATGACCGGCGCAAGGTATTCGAGCAGCAGGGCAACCCCCACGGACAACCGGGCTACTGCATTGAAGTAGAACAGCTGGCAACCTGCGACTCCGATGAGCCCAAACAGCAGGATAGTCAGCCAGTTGTCCTTGAGCTGGTGCCAGCGGCCGCGAAGAACCACGACGCCGGGAATCGCCAGGATCAGCGCAGCACCGGTGAGTCGCACGGCAACAGCAGCGCCAGGTGACCAGCCGGTTTCGAGCATGGACTTGGCGA
Coding sequences:
- a CDS encoding heavy metal translocating P-type ATPase, giving the protein MTNQETFNQPETRVIELDIEGMTCASCVNRVERKLGKLEGVEASVNLPLESAHVTVPATVTDQQIVDTVNATGYKAKVRQPPAPHTREHHNRGVQGHQPNSVTELTSDLPDHKDHAKTSTNNGHAAQAEPPQATEPGTGHDHSDASGAMRQHASKGGTTEHAEHGAGGVTQGNHEHAEHGTGGSAPAEHAEHANHTDHMSHGPAASTLRPRLITAAVLTVPVFAISMVPALQFTNWGWIVGALALPVVSWAAWPFHRAAAINARHLASTMDTLVSIGVIAAYLYSAWQLFADPRMTEHPGMESMSGGGLYFEVAAVVTTFLLLGRYLEANAKAKAGDALKALLNLGAKDATILVDGREQKIPAEELLVDDVIVVRPGEKIATDGVVIDGASAVDASLVTGESVPVEVGPGSPVTGATINTSGRLLVRATRVGSDTTLAQMGRLVSQAQTGKAPIARLADRISAVFVPIVLVLALVTFVLWLFFSGDLNAAFTAAVAVLVIACPCALGLATPVGLLTGTGRGAQLGILIKGPQVLEDTRHVDTILLDKTGTVTSGRLAVDHTVALNGHSRAAVLTLAGAVESASEHPIAHAIAEAAKEAMPDAGALPGVDGFSSAPGGGVRGTVALDGTKKTVVVGRSGWLEKNGIALDASQRDELAAQENSGATAIWVAVDGQAAGIVSLSDTIKPGSAAAIQRLKDLGIRPMLLTGDNAAVAAQVAAAVGISADDVFAGVLPEGKVDAVRKLQASGATVAMAGDGVNDAAALAQSDLGIAMGSGTDVAIEASDLTVMGSDLGQLVQAIELSRKTLSTIKTNLFWAFFYNAIGIPVAAIGLLNPMIAGAAMAASSVLVVANSLRLRSFGK
- a CDS encoding DUF2277 domain-containing protein, coding for MCRNIRTLHNFEPHATSAEVEAAALQYVRKISGSTKPSKANEEAFAEAVHEIAHITQHLLDSLVSHGPAKNRDEEAAKAKARAAVRFGTA
- a CDS encoding WXG100 family type VII secretion target, which encodes MAIWGADVDQLRQLGNKLKAGAENIEQQRSQLKGALDGTDWKGPDADKFRGEWDSQHASNLKKVADALREAGDRAQKNAEQQQQASN
- a CDS encoding EamA family transporter — its product is MSATKTKADAKGFLASGLGIALFSSAVFGTSGSFAKSMLETGWSPGAAVAVRLTGAALILAIPGVVVLRGRWHQLKDNWLTILLFGLIGVAGCQLFYFNAVARLSVGVALLLEYLAPVMIVLWLWIASRRRPRALTAAGALLSLGGLVLVLDLTGAVKVDFIGVLWGMAAAVCLVIYFFITAKENDTLPPLVLASGGLLVGALVMWLVGAVGLIPMTFSTADTALGPWTIPWWVSAVGLVILATVLAYVSGIMAARSLGSKVASFVSLTEVLFAVIWAWLLLGELPSTIQLLGGLLIVGGVVLVRVDELRGDRKAARTAEEAARARVLDHANDVEPVPSGRVAKVPRD